In Paenibacillus sp. FSL M7-0420, a single genomic region encodes these proteins:
- the ptsP gene encoding phosphoenolpyruvate--protein phosphotransferase, with amino-acid sequence MIQGVGAAAGVAIGKAFVLPNWEWSLPDTQVNPVDLAKEFERLYEGIRTSKDEIEFIKKEFREVVGPEESSIFDAHLAILDDPVFMSEIRGIIERQYKAAEVAVKEAIDHFVAMFDLLDDEYMKERAVDIKDVGNRLLKHLLGAPEVTLPSDTQPYILVAKELSPSQLAHLNPAYVLGIVTMMGGKTSHSSIMARALGIPLVAGLENKILTPIQTGDMLVLDGETGAVMIHPDESTLLDFNTRRAKQQRKREQLELLATVEAVTKDGVSLRLAGNISSVKELNMALKYGAEGVGLFRTEFLYMDRSTFPTEDEQFEVYKLVAEKVGKETVVIRTLDIGGDKHLDYFQLPEEQNPFLGYRAIRISLDRKDMFKTQITAILRASHYGNVRMMFPMISSVEEVQAAKAVLNEVKSELDSRRVPYDRHMKVGIMIEVPAAVMIADLLAEEVDFFSIGTNDLVQYVLAVDRMNEQIAHMYHPYHPGVLRMIRMTVDAARSVGIDVSVCGEMAADERSLPLWLELGINVLSMSPQALLKVKHRTLNTLASEAREIAKVCFRNRTSSETEEQLTAFIGRSGFPLGAGGDSKEKTS; translated from the coding sequence ATGATACAAGGCGTAGGCGCCGCAGCAGGTGTTGCCATTGGGAAGGCCTTTGTCTTGCCGAACTGGGAATGGAGTCTGCCGGACACTCAGGTGAATCCGGTGGATCTGGCTAAGGAGTTCGAACGGTTGTACGAAGGCATTCGGACCTCCAAGGATGAAATCGAGTTTATCAAAAAAGAATTCCGCGAGGTCGTCGGACCGGAGGAATCGAGCATTTTCGATGCCCATCTGGCGATCCTGGATGATCCGGTGTTCATGAGCGAAATCCGCGGCATTATCGAACGCCAATACAAGGCAGCCGAGGTGGCGGTCAAGGAAGCGATCGACCACTTCGTGGCGATGTTCGATTTGCTCGACGATGAATATATGAAAGAACGTGCGGTGGATATCAAGGATGTCGGCAACCGCCTGCTGAAGCATCTCCTGGGTGCGCCGGAGGTTACTCTGCCGTCGGATACCCAGCCGTACATTCTGGTGGCGAAGGAGCTGTCCCCCTCACAGCTGGCGCATTTGAATCCGGCCTATGTGCTGGGCATCGTGACGATGATGGGCGGCAAAACCTCGCATTCCTCCATCATGGCCCGTGCGCTCGGCATTCCGCTGGTGGCAGGCCTGGAGAACAAAATCCTGACTCCTATCCAGACAGGGGACATGCTGGTGCTCGATGGGGAGACCGGGGCGGTCATGATTCATCCAGATGAATCTACGCTGCTGGACTTCAACACCAGACGTGCGAAGCAGCAGCGGAAGCGGGAGCAATTGGAGCTGCTGGCAACCGTCGAAGCGGTGACGAAGGACGGTGTGTCTCTGCGGCTGGCCGGCAATATCAGTTCCGTGAAGGAGCTGAACATGGCACTGAAATACGGGGCCGAGGGAGTGGGACTGTTCCGTACAGAGTTTCTGTACATGGACCGTAGTACATTTCCGACAGAGGATGAACAGTTCGAAGTCTATAAGCTGGTTGCGGAAAAAGTCGGCAAGGAGACCGTAGTCATCCGTACGCTTGATATCGGGGGAGACAAGCATCTGGATTACTTCCAGCTGCCGGAGGAGCAGAACCCGTTCCTCGGCTACCGCGCCATCCGGATCAGCCTGGACCGCAAGGACATGTTCAAAACCCAGATTACAGCCATTCTGCGGGCCAGTCATTACGGCAATGTCCGGATGATGTTCCCGATGATCTCTTCTGTCGAAGAGGTGCAGGCGGCCAAAGCGGTGCTGAACGAGGTGAAGAGCGAGCTCGACAGCCGGAGGGTACCGTATGACCGCCACATGAAGGTAGGTATAATGATCGAGGTTCCGGCCGCAGTGATGATTGCCGACCTGCTGGCGGAGGAAGTGGACTTCTTCAGTATCGGCACGAATGATCTGGTGCAGTATGTACTGGCTGTAGACCGGATGAACGAGCAGATTGCCCATATGTATCATCCGTACCATCCGGGAGTGCTGCGTATGATCCGCATGACGGTGGATGCGGCACGCAGCGTAGGTATCGATGTCAGTGTATGCGGCGAGATGGCCGCAGACGAGCGCTCACTGCCGCTCTGGCTGGAGCTGGGGATCAATGTGCTGAGCATGTCACCGCAAGCCTTGCTGAAGGTGAAGCACCGCACACTGAACACACTAGCTTCTGAAGCCAGGGAGATTGCGAAGGTCTGCTTCCGCAACCGCACCAGCTCCGAGACAGAGGAGCAGCTTACTGCTTTTATCGGACGGAGCGGATTCCCGCTGGGCGCCGGCGGTGATTCCAAAGAGAAGACATCATAG
- a CDS encoding sigma-70 family RNA polymerase sigma factor — protein MEHTWEGEQVRHLNEQEQLFINRVLEQKKILYSIAYSYLRSEAEALEMVQETTYRAWVKRRSLKDEDRFAPWLTRILINCCKDELKRRKRLATPVREQASAGLQEMTSDRKLDMEQALEAVKPKYRQVLVLKYYRDMTLTEIAGVLGKPEGTVKTWLNKGLKQLRDKMKIKGGL, from the coding sequence ATGGAGCATACGTGGGAAGGCGAGCAGGTGCGCCACTTGAATGAACAGGAGCAGTTGTTTATCAACCGGGTACTGGAGCAGAAGAAAATACTCTACAGTATTGCGTACAGCTACTTGCGCAGCGAGGCGGAGGCACTCGAGATGGTTCAGGAAACTACATACCGGGCCTGGGTGAAGCGCAGGAGCCTGAAGGATGAGGACCGGTTCGCACCCTGGCTGACCCGGATTCTGATCAACTGCTGCAAGGACGAACTGAAGCGGAGGAAGAGGCTGGCTACTCCCGTTCGGGAACAGGCAAGTGCTGGACTGCAGGAGATGACCAGTGACCGTAAGCTGGATATGGAACAGGCCCTGGAAGCAGTGAAGCCGAAATACCGTCAGGTGCTTGTGCTGAAGTACTACCGGGATATGACGCTGACAGAAATTGCCGGGGTGCTGGGCAAGCCGGAAGGAACGGTCAAGACCTGGCTGAACAAGGGACTTAAGCAGTTACGTGACAAAATGAAAATCAAAGGGGGACTATAG
- a CDS encoding DUF4179 domain-containing protein gives MVKTEEELLKEYYHSLSAEAEEVPEMRLNTAIRRGITRSRRSSMSLRKRYALATAAAVLGLVLLFSFPRASEVLRSQGAAPDQAAIFQSYGPFEKYIPAVMTTNAVSSAIEDGLVQRVTGVTAEQNGFVLTVDGIAADQKGIIILYSLQNKTKENAKVELMQLTSAALNPLNTSREPGSSISPNRITYGYEVRQWESDDAGALPDQIKFELELGKYKQFTPASADSPLAKVSVALPLDREQIAKAGETVHVDKTLEIDGQKIEINEVYLAASGIYLDYTCDPLNSKQIFSMYKPGLLAGGSGDYTYLALRAASFTDSGGRLIFANDRSMAQSLQLQINGILALDKQATQLIIDTDKQQIIKAPDQNLQMFIHNTERGSTLVLEYDSQAQSNSIYNTLMLGQSFTDGAGTVHSADKFEFDIPQRTEWENAKSIPTMYYHGLGSNKYPQPLTFTIEAYPALIKEKLSVPIR, from the coding sequence ATGGTCAAGACAGAAGAAGAGCTGCTGAAGGAGTACTACCACAGTCTGTCGGCAGAAGCGGAGGAGGTCCCGGAAATGCGGCTGAACACGGCAATCCGCAGAGGCATAACACGTTCCCGGAGAAGCTCTATGTCATTAAGGAAGCGTTATGCTCTGGCTACAGCGGCGGCAGTACTTGGACTTGTGCTGTTGTTCTCCTTTCCCCGGGCGAGTGAGGTGTTGAGGTCACAGGGGGCAGCTCCAGATCAGGCAGCAATATTTCAGAGCTACGGACCCTTTGAAAAGTACATTCCAGCTGTGATGACCACAAACGCTGTATCTTCGGCAATCGAGGATGGCCTTGTACAGCGCGTCACTGGTGTTACTGCGGAGCAGAACGGATTTGTTCTTACTGTAGATGGAATTGCTGCAGATCAGAAGGGGATTATCATTTTGTATTCATTGCAGAACAAGACTAAAGAGAATGCCAAAGTTGAACTTATGCAGCTTACATCAGCAGCTTTAAACCCATTGAATACTTCCAGGGAACCGGGGAGTTCAATTTCCCCAAATCGTATAACCTACGGTTATGAGGTAAGGCAGTGGGAGAGTGATGATGCAGGCGCTCTTCCCGATCAAATTAAGTTTGAGCTGGAGCTTGGTAAGTACAAGCAGTTCACGCCAGCTTCAGCAGATAGCCCTCTCGCTAAAGTTTCTGTAGCTCTTCCGCTGGACAGGGAGCAGATTGCTAAGGCAGGAGAAACCGTACATGTAGACAAAACACTGGAAATAGACGGTCAGAAAATTGAAATTAATGAGGTCTATCTGGCCGCCTCCGGCATTTATCTGGACTATACCTGCGACCCGCTGAACTCCAAACAGATCTTCTCTATGTATAAACCGGGTCTCTTAGCGGGCGGCAGTGGTGATTATACGTATCTGGCTTTACGCGCCGCCAGCTTTACGGACAGTGGGGGCAGACTGATATTTGCGAACGACAGGAGCATGGCACAATCGCTCCAGCTGCAAATCAATGGGATTCTGGCGCTGGATAAGCAGGCAACCCAATTAATTATCGATACCGACAAGCAACAAATTATTAAGGCTCCAGATCAGAATTTGCAAATGTTCATTCACAACACGGAGAGGGGCTCCACGCTGGTGCTGGAATATGATTCTCAGGCACAGAGTAACAGTATTTACAATACCTTAATGCTGGGGCAATCATTCACCGATGGAGCAGGTACAGTCCATTCAGCAGACAAGTTTGAGTTCGATATTCCGCAGCGCACTGAGTGGGAGAATGCGAAGTCAATCCCAACCATGTACTATCATGGTCTGGGCAGCAATAAATACCCGCAGCCGCTGACGTTCACCATTGAGGCGTATCCTGCCCTGATCAAAGAGAAGCTGTCTGTCCCTATCCGCTAA
- a CDS encoding type 1 glutamine amidotransferase domain-containing protein, whose translation MRLSGKKVIALVDDEFEDLELWYPVYRVREEGAEVHLAGLEKGKTYVGKYGVPATAEYSWDELKAADYDGILVPGGWAPDKIRRYSAVLQLVQDFNTAKKPIGQICHAGWVLISAKILEGVTVTSTPGIRDDMENAGAIWKDEPLVRDGHIISARRPPDLPPYGKAFCDALAGE comes from the coding sequence ATGAGACTATCAGGTAAAAAAGTCATTGCGCTGGTGGACGATGAATTTGAAGATCTTGAGCTGTGGTATCCCGTATACCGCGTGCGTGAGGAAGGGGCTGAGGTACATCTGGCAGGCCTTGAGAAGGGCAAGACGTATGTCGGTAAATATGGCGTACCTGCCACCGCTGAATACAGCTGGGACGAGCTGAAGGCTGCCGATTATGACGGCATCCTTGTTCCCGGAGGCTGGGCACCCGACAAAATCCGCCGCTACAGCGCAGTGCTGCAGCTGGTGCAGGATTTCAATACTGCGAAGAAGCCGATTGGCCAGATCTGCCATGCCGGCTGGGTCTTAATCTCCGCCAAAATTCTCGAAGGCGTAACGGTCACCTCCACGCCGGGCATCCGTGACGATATGGAGAACGCCGGAGCCATCTGGAAGGACGAGCCGCTCGTCCGGGACGGCCATATCATCTCCGCCCGCCGCCCGCCGGACCTGCCGCCTTACGGCAAAGCGTTCTGCGATGCGCTGGCCGGGGAATAA
- the ccpA gene encoding catabolite control protein A, with the protein MTVTIYDVAREAGVSMATVSRVVNNNPNVKPQTRKKVFEAIERLGYRPNAVARGLASKKTTTVGVVIPDISNSIFAEIARGIEDIANMYHYNIILCNADKRKEKEIRVINTLLEKQVDGLLFMGGTVTEEHIQAFQTSAVPIVLCATRDEKGTYPSVDIDHETAAFDAVNTLIRHGHREIAMISGTLQDPANGYARFHGYKKALEAAGIEYQEDLVRIGNYRYESGVEAMKYFLGLKKKPTAIFAATDEMAIGAIHSIQDEGLKVPDDFSIISVDNIRMASMVRPLLTTVAQPMYDLGAVAMRLLTKLMKKETVENPRVILPHETILRLSVNHVNK; encoded by the coding sequence TTGACGGTAACCATTTACGATGTAGCTCGAGAAGCAGGCGTATCTATGGCTACGGTATCACGGGTTGTGAATAATAACCCCAACGTGAAACCGCAGACCCGGAAGAAGGTTTTTGAAGCGATTGAGCGTTTGGGCTATCGTCCGAATGCGGTGGCGAGAGGTCTTGCCAGCAAGAAAACGACAACCGTAGGGGTTGTTATCCCTGATATCTCAAACTCGATTTTTGCGGAAATTGCACGCGGGATTGAAGATATTGCCAATATGTATCACTACAACATTATTCTCTGTAACGCTGACAAGCGTAAAGAGAAAGAGATTCGTGTCATTAACACACTGCTCGAGAAGCAGGTGGACGGGCTGCTGTTCATGGGCGGAACCGTTACGGAAGAGCATATTCAGGCGTTCCAGACCTCTGCTGTGCCTATCGTGCTCTGTGCGACCCGCGATGAGAAGGGAACGTATCCTTCCGTGGATATCGACCACGAGACGGCTGCCTTTGATGCAGTGAATACGCTGATCCGCCACGGACACCGCGAGATCGCAATGATCAGCGGTACGCTGCAGGACCCTGCGAACGGATATGCCCGGTTCCACGGCTACAAGAAGGCGCTGGAAGCGGCAGGTATCGAGTATCAGGAGGATCTGGTGCGCATCGGTAACTATCGTTACGAATCCGGTGTCGAAGCCATGAAGTACTTCCTGGGTCTGAAGAAGAAGCCGACAGCTATCTTTGCTGCTACCGATGAGATGGCGATTGGTGCCATTCACAGCATTCAGGATGAAGGCCTTAAGGTGCCGGATGACTTCTCAATTATCAGTGTAGACAACATCCGGATGGCTTCAATGGTTCGTCCGCTCCTCACTACTGTAGCACAGCCGATGTATGATCTCGGTGCTGTAGCGATGAGACTGCTGACGAAGCTGATGAAGAAGGAGACGGTTGAGAATCCGCGGGTTATTTTGCCGCATGAGACCATTCTTCGTCTGTCTGTCAATCATGTCAACAAATAA
- a CDS encoding 5'-methylthioadenosine/adenosylhomocysteine nucleosidase, which yields MSGVLGLIGAMDEEIKLLLEEMDNRQTTVKAGITFYTGIVFGKAAVVCKSGVGKVNAAVTTQILLDSFDVEQVLFTGVAGALHPELNIGDIVISSSCIQHDMDATALGFARGVIPYQEISAFQADPLLVKLAEEACLELEQKSVTGIVLSGDQFIASRASVAMLREQLDGACAEMEGAAVAQVCHMNGIPFVIVRSMSDKADGSAHVNYSEFTVTASQHSHAILEHMLKAM from the coding sequence ATGAGCGGAGTGCTGGGGCTGATTGGCGCAATGGATGAAGAAATCAAGCTGCTGCTGGAAGAGATGGATAATCGGCAGACCACGGTGAAGGCCGGAATTACCTTTTATACAGGGATAGTGTTCGGGAAGGCAGCTGTAGTCTGCAAATCAGGGGTAGGGAAGGTGAACGCCGCAGTAACCACACAGATTCTGCTGGACAGCTTCGATGTAGAGCAGGTGCTGTTCACCGGAGTGGCCGGGGCGCTGCACCCTGAGCTGAACATCGGGGATATTGTTATTTCGTCATCCTGTATTCAGCATGATATGGATGCTACAGCGCTCGGCTTTGCCAGAGGAGTGATCCCATATCAGGAGATCTCCGCCTTCCAGGCAGATCCGCTGCTGGTGAAGTTAGCAGAAGAGGCCTGTCTAGAGCTGGAGCAGAAGTCTGTAACAGGCATTGTGCTGTCCGGGGATCAATTCATTGCCAGCAGGGCGTCAGTAGCTATGCTGCGTGAGCAGCTGGACGGGGCCTGTGCAGAGATGGAGGGTGCGGCGGTCGCCCAAGTCTGCCATATGAACGGGATCCCTTTTGTAATCGTACGTTCCATGTCGGACAAAGCAGACGGCTCAGCCCATGTGAATTACAGTGAGTTCACCGTCACTGCCTCGCAGCATTCGCATGCCATTCTGGAGCATATGCTTAAGGCTATGTAA
- a CDS encoding GNAT family N-acetyltransferase: protein MEHHKIPVSHTIEHQGRLISVRGPLSPETLQTLSMHRDLDAFRKPQEQLEALIEISGLPEGRIVAAVVSDVIVGYVTFHYPDELELWSQGGMEDLIELGAIEVADEYRGSGLAKLLVSSAFEEGQLENCIVFTTEYYWHWDLKGSGLNVWEYRQMMEKLMKTVDMVWYATDDPEICSHPANCLMVRMGREVPLSSRETFDRVRFRQRFMY from the coding sequence ATGGAGCACCATAAAATCCCTGTATCCCATACCATAGAGCATCAAGGCCGGCTGATTTCTGTCCGTGGACCCCTATCTCCCGAAACGCTTCAGACCTTAAGCATGCACCGCGATCTGGACGCCTTCCGTAAGCCGCAGGAGCAGCTCGAAGCCTTGATAGAGATATCGGGCTTACCCGAGGGACGCATCGTAGCAGCAGTGGTCTCAGACGTTATCGTGGGCTATGTTACTTTTCATTATCCGGATGAACTGGAGTTATGGTCTCAGGGCGGGATGGAGGATCTGATTGAGCTGGGAGCCATCGAAGTGGCTGACGAGTACCGCGGGAGCGGGCTTGCGAAGCTGCTGGTTTCAAGCGCTTTTGAAGAGGGACAACTGGAGAACTGCATCGTATTCACAACCGAATATTATTGGCACTGGGACCTCAAGGGGAGCGGTCTTAATGTATGGGAGTACCGCCAGATGATGGAGAAGCTGATGAAGACGGTAGATATGGTGTGGTATGCTACCGATGACCCGGAGATCTGCTCGCATCCGGCCAATTGCCTCATGGTGCGTATGGGCCGGGAAGTGCCGCTGTCCTCCCGCGAGACCTTCGACCGGGTGCGCTTCAGACAGCGGTTTATGTATTAA
- the acsA gene encoding acetate--CoA ligase produces the protein MGQVQGEILPGRVQHSNMEDYSRAVEEFRWEDVERSFSWHGTGKVNMAHEAVDRHVEEGRGAATALIYSDAVREERYTFADLQERSNKFGNVLRKYGIGKGDRVFIFMPRTPELYFSLLGILKTGAVAGPLFEAFMETAVKDRLEDSGAVALVTTPELLHRVKREQLPGLRHIFVVGASADEDSGLLSYETEMAEASAELEPEWLSLEDGLIMHYTSGSTGKPKGIYHVQRAMIQQYYTGRVVLDLRPDDVYWCTADPGWVTGTSYGIFAPWLNGVANVVRGGRFSPLDWYKTIERFGVSVWYSAPTAFRMLMGAGKETLEGIDLSSLRHVLSVGEPLNPEVVRWGDKIYQQRIHDTWWMTETGAQLICNYPGMDIKPGSMGRPLPGIEAAILDDRGNVLPPYAMGNLAIRTPWPSMMAKVWNNQAKYDEYFRIPGWYISGDSAYMDEDGYFWFQGRIDDVINSSGERIGPFEVESKLVEHPAVAEAGVIGKPDVMRGEIIKAFISLRDGYSPTAELKEEIAAFVKAGLSAHAAPREIEFKDKLPKTRSGKIMRRVLKAWELHLPAGDLSTIED, from the coding sequence ATGGGGCAAGTTCAAGGCGAAATTTTGCCGGGCCGGGTACAGCACTCGAATATGGAGGATTATTCCCGGGCAGTTGAAGAATTCCGGTGGGAGGATGTCGAGCGCAGCTTCTCCTGGCATGGGACCGGCAAGGTGAATATGGCACATGAAGCTGTAGACCGTCATGTCGAGGAGGGGCGGGGGGCTGCTACAGCGCTGATCTACAGCGATGCGGTGCGCGAGGAGCGGTACACCTTCGCCGACTTACAGGAGCGGTCGAATAAGTTCGGTAATGTACTACGCAAATATGGAATCGGTAAAGGCGACCGGGTGTTCATCTTCATGCCGCGTACCCCGGAGCTGTATTTCAGCCTGCTTGGCATTCTGAAGACGGGAGCAGTGGCAGGTCCGCTGTTCGAGGCATTCATGGAGACGGCGGTCAAGGACCGTCTGGAGGACAGTGGAGCGGTGGCGCTGGTGACTACACCGGAGCTGCTGCACCGGGTGAAGCGGGAGCAGCTCCCCGGATTGCGCCATATCTTTGTCGTCGGAGCCTCTGCTGATGAGGATTCCGGACTGTTGAGCTATGAAACGGAAATGGCCGAAGCCTCTGCCGAGCTGGAACCGGAGTGGCTGAGCCTGGAGGATGGTCTGATTATGCATTATACCTCCGGCTCCACCGGGAAGCCCAAAGGCATCTACCATGTGCAGAGAGCCATGATCCAGCAATATTATACAGGCAGGGTAGTCCTGGACTTGCGCCCGGACGATGTGTACTGGTGCACGGCCGATCCGGGTTGGGTGACCGGAACCTCTTACGGGATTTTTGCCCCTTGGCTGAATGGAGTAGCCAATGTAGTCCGGGGAGGCCGCTTCAGCCCTCTGGATTGGTATAAGACGATTGAGCGCTTCGGGGTGAGCGTATGGTACAGTGCGCCTACGGCTTTCCGGATGCTGATGGGGGCTGGCAAGGAGACGCTGGAGGGGATTGATCTCAGCAGTCTGCGTCATGTGCTGTCAGTCGGCGAGCCGCTGAACCCGGAGGTCGTGCGCTGGGGCGACAAAATCTATCAGCAGCGGATTCATGATACGTGGTGGATGACCGAGACGGGAGCGCAGCTCATCTGCAACTACCCGGGAATGGACATCAAGCCAGGCTCCATGGGCCGGCCGCTGCCGGGGATCGAAGCAGCTATCCTTGATGACCGCGGCAACGTACTGCCGCCTTATGCTATGGGCAATCTGGCCATTCGCACCCCCTGGCCGTCCATGATGGCCAAGGTGTGGAATAACCAGGCTAAATACGATGAATACTTCCGAATTCCCGGATGGTATATCTCGGGGGATTCTGCGTACATGGATGAGGACGGCTATTTCTGGTTTCAGGGCCGGATTGATGATGTGATCAATTCCTCCGGGGAGCGGATCGGACCCTTTGAGGTCGAGAGCAAGCTGGTGGAGCATCCGGCTGTAGCGGAGGCTGGGGTAATCGGCAAGCCGGATGTCATGCGCGGAGAGATCATCAAGGCCTTCATCTCGCTGCGGGATGGATACAGTCCAACCGCGGAGCTGAAGGAAGAGATCGCAGCATTTGTCAAAGCGGGCCTGTCTGCCCATGCTGCACCGCGCGAAATCGAGTTCAAGGATAAGCTGCCCAAGACCCGGTCCGGCAAAATTATGCGCCGTGTACTGAAGGCCTGGGAGCTGCATCTTCCGGCAGGCGATCTGTCTACCATCGAAGACTAG